A part of Paenibacillus sp. sptzw28 genomic DNA contains:
- a CDS encoding YebC/PmpR family DNA-binding transcriptional regulator: MPKFKLFKDRKGKADQAKNNKFVKLAREIYVHARKGGPNPESNFALKTAITAARAEQMPVDNIERAIKKAAGSADSVDYEEIMYEGYGPGGVAIMVRCLTDNRNRTAADVRSIFNKRGGNMGESGCVSYMFDQKGLLVVDREYHETDEDTMIMLALEAGAEDVIVNEDSYEILTHPHEFEQVKTALEKEGYSFTSAAVRWLPQNTVKAEGENAEKLLKMMDAFEDNEDVQDVFANFEIEDEV, translated from the coding sequence ATGCCTAAATTTAAATTGTTTAAAGACCGTAAAGGGAAGGCCGATCAGGCTAAAAATAATAAATTCGTCAAGCTGGCACGCGAGATTTATGTACATGCACGTAAAGGCGGGCCGAACCCCGAATCCAATTTTGCGCTCAAAACCGCCATCACAGCGGCTCGCGCCGAACAGATGCCGGTCGATAATATCGAGCGTGCAATCAAGAAGGCGGCAGGAAGCGCCGATAGCGTCGATTACGAAGAAATCATGTACGAAGGATACGGCCCCGGAGGCGTCGCCATCATGGTGCGCTGCCTGACCGATAACCGCAACCGGACAGCTGCCGACGTCCGCTCCATATTCAATAAACGCGGCGGCAATATGGGGGAGAGCGGCTGCGTTTCGTATATGTTCGACCAGAAGGGGCTTCTCGTCGTGGACCGTGAGTATCACGAGACGGACGAGGACACCATGATTATGCTCGCGCTGGAGGCAGGTGCGGAGGATGTTATCGTGAATGAGGACAGCTATGAAATTCTTACTCATCCGCACGAATTCGAACAGGTAAAGACCGCTCTGGAGAAAGAAGGCTACAGCTTCACAAGCGCCGCAGTGCGCTGGCTGCCTCAAAACACGGTCAAAGCGGAAGGCGAGAATGCCGAGAAGCTGCTGAAAATGATGGATGCATTCGAGGACAATGAAGACGTTCAGGACGTTTTCGCGAACTTCGAGATCGAAGACGAAGTATAA